In the genome of Ignavibacteriota bacterium, one region contains:
- a CDS encoding beta galactosidase jelly roll domain-containing protein, with amino-acid sequence MNIRLYIIGFALLIIINSGIAAEQKFSRIENLNGLWKFNLGDNKMWANPNYNDSDWDPIKVPSRWEDEGYNGYDGYAWYRKEFDLNVKNGKNKLYLSLGVIDDVAEIFLNGKLIATSGSFPPNFRTAYNLKIWIPLQISDLAQNGKNIIAIRVFDEQLDGGIYNGDIGIFTNDLALNFIANFEGYWKFRTGDNSSWLKNNFDDRDWKSIIVPSTWEQQGFDGYDGFAWYRITFNINLEKDFESNDLVLMVGKIDDIDETFLNEKKVGSTGDVLAMPLIKNFSNGDNSEYKQLRGYKINKADLRSGKNVIAVRVYDGFQYGGIYEGPVGIVTLKNYIRYITKNTDLKKKNFIEKLFE; translated from the coding sequence ATGAACATTAGATTATACATAATTGGATTTGCCTTACTTATAATAATAAACAGCGGAATTGCCGCCGAGCAAAAATTCTCAAGAATTGAAAATTTGAACGGACTTTGGAAATTTAATCTCGGCGATAACAAAATGTGGGCAAATCCAAATTATAATGATTCAGATTGGGACCCGATAAAAGTTCCATCTAGATGGGAAGATGAAGGTTATAACGGTTATGATGGTTACGCTTGGTATAGAAAAGAATTCGACTTAAATGTTAAAAACGGCAAGAATAAACTTTATTTATCATTGGGCGTTATTGATGACGTTGCGGAAATTTTTCTTAATGGAAAACTAATAGCTACATCAGGATCATTTCCGCCGAATTTTAGAACTGCTTATAATCTAAAAATATGGATTCCATTACAAATTTCCGATTTAGCGCAGAATGGTAAAAATATAATTGCGATTAGAGTTTTTGATGAACAGTTAGACGGCGGAATTTATAACGGTGACATTGGAATTTTTACAAATGATTTGGCTTTAAATTTTATTGCTAATTTTGAAGGATATTGGAAATTTAGGACCGGCGATAATTCAAGCTGGTTAAAAAATAATTTTGACGATAGAGATTGGAAATCAATAATTGTCCCTTCAACTTGGGAGCAGCAAGGGTTTGACGGTTATGACGGTTTCGCATGGTACAGAATTACATTTAATATAAATTTAGAAAAGGATTTTGAGAGCAATGATTTAGTTTTAATGGTTGGTAAAATTGACGATATTGATGAAACTTTCCTAAATGAAAAAAAGGTTGGATCAACTGGAGATGTATTGGCAATGCCTTTGATAAAAAATTTTTCCAACGGCGATAATAGTGAATATAAACAACTTCGCGGTTATAAAATAAATAAAGCAGATTTACGCAGCGGTAAAAATGTTATTGCGGTTAGAGTATATGACGGGTTTCAATATGGCGGAATTTATGAAGGTCCGGTTGGAATTGTAACATTAAAGAATTATATAAGATATATTACAAAAAATACAGATTTAAAGAAAAAGAACTTTATTGAAAAGCTGTTTGAATAA